A single window of Pontibacillus chungwhensis DNA harbors:
- a CDS encoding YrhK family protein — translation MSQDQQQTDAQTQSKEDYVDMKVGHHDLFFKKPYQILYTLNDILLGLWFFIGSICFYFEGTVKTWGVTLFVIGSFQLLIRPTIRLVHRIHLKKYYKEEYEQKQ, via the coding sequence ATGAGTCAGGATCAACAACAAACGGACGCTCAGACTCAAAGTAAAGAAGATTACGTTGACATGAAAGTTGGTCACCATGATTTATTCTTTAAAAAGCCTTATCAAATCCTTTATACATTAAATGATATTCTCCTAGGCCTTTGGTTTTTCATCGGAAGTATTTGCTTTTATTTTGAGGGAACGGTTAAGACCTGGGGTGTCACCTTATTCGTTATAGGGAGTTTTCAATTATTAATCAGACCCACTATCCGCCTCGTTCATCGAATTCATTTAAAAAAATACTACAAGGAAGAGTATGAACAAAAGCAATAA
- a CDS encoding ABC transporter permease, translating to MTGALVGAIESGLLYAIMALGVYISFRILDFPDLTVDGSFVTGGAVASVLMVNGTSPFLATLAGGAAGFIAGCITGFLHTKGKINPLLSGILMMIALYSINLRIMGRPNIPLLNEETLFSQIENWWASTGIDGALMAPFQALGIEGAAPNTFYVLLFGTLLIIVVKKVLDWFLQTESGIALRATGDNAKMIKSLSANTGLYIMIGLGLSNALVAMSGALIVQYNGFADVGLGVGMIIVGLASVIIGEGVFGRKSIARTTLAVVLGAVLYRIILAVAMQVEFVKASDLKLITAIIVTGALVIPTFSSQLKERMERRRQQKALTAEMRQERGQDVVKPQTD from the coding sequence ATGACAGGAGCACTAGTCGGCGCAATTGAATCAGGATTATTGTACGCCATTATGGCGCTTGGTGTTTATATTAGCTTTCGCATTCTGGATTTTCCTGATCTTACAGTAGACGGTAGCTTTGTGACGGGCGGAGCTGTTGCCTCGGTTCTAATGGTAAATGGGACATCACCATTCTTAGCTACGCTAGCAGGGGGAGCCGCTGGGTTTATCGCAGGGTGTATAACAGGTTTTCTTCATACAAAAGGGAAAATTAACCCATTATTATCAGGAATCTTGATGATGATTGCTCTTTACTCCATTAACTTACGGATTATGGGGCGTCCGAACATTCCTCTTCTAAATGAAGAGACACTCTTTTCTCAAATTGAGAACTGGTGGGCGTCTACCGGTATTGATGGTGCATTGATGGCTCCTTTTCAAGCGCTTGGAATAGAAGGGGCTGCGCCGAATACGTTTTATGTGCTGCTGTTTGGAACGCTTCTCATTATTGTAGTGAAGAAGGTGCTCGATTGGTTCTTGCAGACAGAGTCAGGAATTGCACTACGAGCAACAGGGGACAATGCAAAGATGATTAAGAGTTTATCAGCGAATACGGGCCTTTATATTATGATTGGACTTGGTCTTTCGAACGCCCTTGTTGCGATGAGCGGGGCCTTAATCGTTCAGTACAATGGTTTTGCTGATGTAGGACTTGGTGTTGGAATGATTATTGTCGGTCTTGCATCCGTTATTATCGGTGAAGGGGTGTTCGGACGTAAGTCGATCGCTCGTACAACACTTGCTGTTGTATTAGGAGCTGTCTTATACCGAATCATTCTGGCTGTGGCTATGCAGGTCGAGTTTGTGAAAGCCAGTGATTTAAAGTTAATTACGGCTATTATTGTAACAGGAGCCCTTGTTATTCCGACATTCTCAAGTCAGCTTAAAGAAAGAATGGAGCGCAGGCGTCAGCAGAAAGCTTTAACAGCAGAAATGAGACAAGAAAGGGGACAGGACGTTGTTAAACCTCAAACAGATTGA
- a CDS encoding lipoate--protein ligase, whose amino-acid sequence MLFVDHEGINDPRINLAIEEYVLKNLEIDDDTSYLLFYINKPSIIIGKNQNTIEEINTDYVEDNGIHVVRRLSGGGAVYHDLGNLNFSFLTKDDGNSFNDFAKFTKPVTDALQKLGVKAELSGRNDIQLEDGRKISGNAQFSTKGRMFSHGTLMFDSEIENVVSALRVKSEKIRSKGIKSIRSRVANISEYLTEELSMEEFKAMILRYIFDVENVEDVPQYKLTEEDWKNIYALSEERYQQWDWNYGKSPASNIQHSHRFDGGTVDVRLDVKKGMIENAKIYGDFFGVGDVSEIENRLIGTRYERSAIDEAIQDLDISHYLGRISKEDFLSLIY is encoded by the coding sequence ATGCTTTTTGTAGACCATGAGGGGATTAACGATCCGCGCATTAACTTAGCGATCGAAGAATATGTACTTAAGAATTTAGAGATTGATGATGATACAAGCTACTTGCTGTTCTATATCAACAAACCTTCCATTATCATCGGGAAGAACCAGAATACAATAGAAGAGATTAATACGGACTATGTTGAGGACAACGGTATTCACGTCGTTCGTCGCCTATCTGGTGGAGGTGCTGTCTATCATGACCTTGGGAACTTGAATTTTAGTTTCCTAACAAAAGATGATGGGAACAGCTTTAATGACTTTGCAAAGTTCACAAAACCTGTAACAGATGCCCTGCAAAAACTTGGCGTGAAAGCAGAGCTTTCCGGGCGCAACGATATTCAGCTAGAGGATGGCCGTAAGATTTCAGGAAATGCTCAATTCTCTACGAAAGGCCGCATGTTTAGTCATGGTACGTTGATGTTCGATTCAGAAATTGAGAACGTTGTATCTGCATTACGTGTGAAATCTGAGAAAATTCGCTCGAAAGGGATAAAATCTATCCGTAGTCGCGTAGCGAATATTTCAGAATACTTAACAGAAGAGTTATCGATGGAAGAGTTTAAAGCAATGATTCTTCGTTATATTTTCGATGTTGAGAATGTGGAAGATGTTCCTCAATATAAACTAACAGAAGAAGATTGGAAAAACATTTACGCCCTTTCAGAAGAACGTTACCAGCAGTGGGATTGGAATTATGGGAAATCCCCGGCGTCTAATATCCAGCATTCACATCGTTTTGACGGAGGGACAGTTGATGTCCGTCTAGATGTGAAGAAGGGCATGATTGAAAATGCTAAGATTTACGGTGATTTCTTTGGTGTAGGAGATGTAAGTGAGATTGAGAATCGCTTGATTGGGACACGCTATGAACGTAGCGCGATTGATGAAGCGATCCAGGACTTAGACATTTCTCACTATCTTGGCCGTATTTCAAAAGAAGATTTCTTATCTTTAATCTACTAA
- a CDS encoding fatty acid--CoA ligase family protein has protein sequence MNISDQLSVTAKDNPSKTAFIFQGEKTSYMELEGAVTKFASSLKELGYKQGDHIALVSGNSPYYVIGLYGALRLGLTVIPINPIYTVEEMRYILKNGDVNGVITMDLFMDKFAALASDFPEIKHYIVGETGADPASARELLNDKMKSFTRLVKDGELSLERPNVDEEDVAIILYTSGTTGKPKGAMLTHKNVYSNAKDVADYLKYSPDDKVIATLPMFHVFCFTVVLNAPLMNGGTVLILPKFSPADVFEVAKNEGATVFAGVPTMYNYLLQGGEAHRDDFKSIRLCISGGASMPVALLKQFEQAFQVIVSEGYGLSEAAPVTCFNPLDRPRKAGSIGQNIWHVENRVVDELGDEVPVGEVGELVVRGPNVMKGYYKLPEETAVTLRDGWLYTGDMARMDEEGYFFIVDRKKDMILVGGYNVYPREVEEVLYQHPNVTEVAVIGAPDPNLGEAVQAFVVVNTSISEEELLAYCKEHLAKYKLPTVIEFLDELPKNTTGKILRKSLRERITH, from the coding sequence TTGAACATAAGTGATCAACTGTCAGTAACAGCGAAAGACAATCCATCAAAGACGGCTTTTATTTTTCAAGGTGAGAAAACGAGCTACATGGAGTTAGAAGGTGCAGTTACGAAGTTTGCGTCCAGTTTAAAAGAGTTAGGGTATAAACAAGGGGATCATATTGCGCTCGTCTCAGGTAATAGTCCTTACTATGTGATTGGCTTATATGGGGCGTTGCGATTGGGACTTACAGTCATCCCAATTAACCCAATTTATACTGTGGAAGAGATGCGCTATATTTTAAAGAATGGCGATGTTAACGGCGTCATTACCATGGATTTATTTATGGATAAGTTTGCTGCTTTGGCTTCAGATTTTCCAGAAATTAAGCATTACATTGTGGGAGAGACCGGAGCTGATCCAGCGAGTGCACGCGAATTGTTAAACGATAAAATGAAATCGTTTACAAGATTGGTGAAGGATGGAGAACTGTCACTCGAAAGGCCAAACGTTGATGAGGAAGACGTGGCTATCATTCTTTATACGTCTGGTACAACAGGGAAACCTAAGGGAGCCATGCTTACCCATAAGAATGTCTATTCTAATGCCAAAGACGTAGCGGATTATTTGAAATATAGTCCTGATGACAAAGTTATTGCGACTCTTCCTATGTTTCACGTATTCTGCTTCACCGTAGTATTAAACGCTCCTTTAATGAATGGGGGAACCGTTTTAATCCTTCCAAAGTTCTCGCCAGCAGATGTGTTTGAGGTTGCGAAGAATGAAGGAGCTACTGTGTTTGCAGGTGTCCCGACGATGTATAACTACTTGCTTCAGGGGGGAGAGGCCCACCGAGATGATTTCAAAAGTATACGGTTGTGCATTTCAGGGGGAGCTTCAATGCCAGTGGCCCTGTTGAAACAATTTGAACAAGCCTTCCAGGTTATTGTTTCAGAAGGATACGGATTATCTGAGGCCGCACCTGTTACGTGCTTTAATCCTCTTGATCGTCCGAGAAAAGCTGGCTCCATTGGTCAAAATATTTGGCACGTTGAGAACCGGGTTGTCGATGAACTTGGGGATGAGGTGCCTGTTGGAGAGGTTGGAGAACTTGTCGTTCGCGGACCGAACGTCATGAAAGGGTATTACAAGTTGCCAGAAGAGACAGCAGTGACGCTCCGTGATGGCTGGTTGTATACAGGAGATATGGCCAGAATGGATGAAGAGGGGTATTTCTTCATTGTGGATCGAAAGAAAGATATGATTCTAGTAGGAGGGTACAACGTTTATCCTCGTGAAGTAGAAGAAGTCCTTTATCAACATCCTAATGTTACAGAAGTCGCTGTCATAGGCGCGCCTGATCCAAACCTCGGAGAAGCGGTACAAGCATTCGTTGTGGTGAACACTTCGATTTCAGAAGAGGAGTTATTAGCCTATTGTAAAGAGCACTTGGCCAAGTACAAGTTGCCAACGGTTATCGAATTCTTAGATGAATTACCAAAGAACACAACCGGTAAGATCTTAAGAAAGAGCTTGCGGGAACGGATTACGCATTAA
- a CDS encoding ABC transporter substrate-binding protein, producing the protein MKKWLLVVSVMAIMAVAGCSSSEAKEGNGKEQSYDYTIGVSQIVEHPSLDAAQEGFKAAFDEADLSVKFDVQLAQGDAKNNQTIADNFVGDEVDLIFANSTGSAQSALNATDDIPIVFTSVTDPVGSNLVDSMEAPGGNVTGTTDTHPDAIPNTISFMKEEMGVEKVGMLYNPSEQNSSSQVERVKEIAGDQLEIKTATVTTSAEVKQAAESLAGKVDALYIVTDNTVVSALESVLIVGQEEDTPVLVGELDSVERGGFAAYGFDYYDIGFEAGQKAIEILEEGKNPGDIEVSYPQNLKLQINQKAAEEMGVDIQDDWKEEAEIIEK; encoded by the coding sequence ATGAAGAAGTGGTTATTGGTCGTAAGCGTCATGGCTATCATGGCAGTCGCTGGCTGTTCGAGTTCAGAGGCGAAAGAAGGAAATGGGAAAGAGCAATCATATGATTATACAATCGGTGTGTCTCAAATTGTTGAGCACCCTTCATTAGATGCAGCACAAGAAGGGTTTAAAGCCGCTTTTGATGAAGCCGATCTTTCAGTGAAGTTCGATGTACAACTCGCTCAGGGCGATGCAAAGAACAATCAGACCATCGCGGATAATTTTGTTGGAGATGAGGTTGATTTGATCTTTGCCAATTCAACAGGTAGTGCTCAAAGCGCACTAAATGCAACGGACGATATTCCAATTGTATTCACATCCGTAACAGATCCTGTGGGCTCAAATTTAGTTGATTCCATGGAAGCACCAGGAGGAAATGTGACAGGGACTACAGATACGCATCCGGATGCCATTCCAAATACGATTTCCTTTATGAAAGAAGAAATGGGTGTAGAGAAGGTGGGAATGCTGTATAACCCGAGCGAGCAAAACTCTTCTTCTCAAGTTGAACGAGTGAAAGAGATCGCTGGCGATCAATTGGAAATTAAAACAGCTACGGTTACCACTTCAGCTGAAGTCAAACAAGCAGCGGAATCATTGGCTGGAAAAGTAGATGCCCTCTACATCGTGACAGATAATACCGTCGTCAGTGCTCTTGAATCTGTATTGATTGTCGGTCAGGAAGAAGATACTCCTGTCCTTGTAGGGGAACTAGATTCAGTGGAGCGCGGTGGCTTCGCAGCGTATGGGTTTGATTACTACGACATTGGGTTTGAAGCAGGACAAAAAGCAATTGAAATTCTCGAAGAAGGAAAGAATCCTGGCGACATTGAAGTTTCTTATCCACAAAACTTGAAGCTTCAAATCAACCAAAAGGCAGCGGAAGAAATGGGCGTAGACATTCAAGATGATTGGAAAGAAGAAGCTGAGATCATAGAAAAGTAG